CTGTTCATCGCAGTCGCAGATGTAACAGATGCATTTTCTTTGTAGGGCATATCACATGCAATTTCTGCTGGTGCGATGCCCGCAGGTACATTCGCCCTACTGTATGCCAGCTGCCGAGTTTTAACATCTGATGCAGATACTGCTGGTACATTCATTTGTGCGGGTGCATTTTCTCTGAGCGCTTGCTGTTGGAAGACATTGAAATCGGTAGCTCTATCTACTTGCTGCTGCCAAAAATCAGACGCATTTGCGGCAGGTACGTTCGTACCCCTTGCTCCATCTGGTCGCTTATCAGATGCGTTCGAATTTGGTACGTTCAACCGCGCAGCTGCGCGCACCAGAAAGTAATTGCCGATTATTTGCATCCATGCGTAAATCGGGAATAAGAATTCGAAAAGATTATCGGAAATCGCATCTGAAGTCGTCAGCGCGTAACTCAGGTCGAAGGATAACATCGCGAAAACTAACGCGACGAAATAAACTGATAATCCGTAATTCAACCAAACGTAAATTTTCGTGACTGGCACCGAATTGtgaccgatcctaattgaaacgTTGTTCACGATTTCTGGTGCGTTCAAGTCAATCTCTGATGATGACAACATTTTCATCGACTTTTCCATGTTCTAGCTAAAAAATTCtctaaaatttgttttttttctgagttcgaatttcatgaatttttatCCCGAGACAGTTGTCCTTAAGTAATTGGGCCTGCTGCGTGTTTCCTTAGTTTGCTTTCAAATTGCCATTTTTCCGCCTTTCTGTTCAAGATTTCGTAGCAAATCTTTGGAAGACTGATTTTCTTCTGCGTCTTGTCATTTACTAGATTTTCCAATTAGATACTATTATTGTTCGGAACGATAATACGGctaataaaatttaatttgaacttgaattgttcttttttacGGAGGCAACGTGCTTTTATTTACGTTTCGATGCGATATTTACACCGGAAGTAACAATTCTATGAAGGCCACGTGCTTATATTTACTTTCCGGTACGAATATTTACACCGGAAGTTACGTTGTCGAAATCGTGCACATGCGCAAATAGCAACAGGCTTGGCGGTTAGAAAAACGAAGCGACACGAAACGCCTTCGATTCAGCGGCGGAAAAAATAAACGAAACGAACTCCGCGGCGGATTGTGATTGTACAGAATTTCGGTACGTATATCGCCGAGGTATCATCTACCCGGATGGGGTCGTTTCGGCTCAATATTAAGCATATAATTTCTGCAAACATCGGTTCAGCTTCCTGGCCGATTTTTCTGCGTAGTCGCCATTTTAGTTCTCCCTGGCTGTTTCTAAATGTAAAAACCAAATCGGCCGTCATCGAAACGTTAATATTTCCAATCGAGCGACAAAAAGCGTCTTTTAAAAGCTCAAAAATTCGAGTATTCAGACCATACTTTaacaaatgtttaaaaagtacGAGATTTCTCACTGAGACGGCATTTTAAGTTTCCCCTTTGATAGTTCGTTATAGTAATACAAGGTGGCAGCACCCCCTGGGTAGATATTAAATTATTTCGAGCGTCTACTATTACATGATTCAAATTGCAATTCGCATTTGTTTACAGGTTTGTGGCGAATTTTACCCAAAATGTCGTCAGCCGCTGATCTATCCCTAGATGAATGTAAGTAGCAACATCAATAACGTGCATACTCTTTACTGACTGAGATAAGACAATGAAAATAAGGCTGCCTATGCTATAGTATAGTCGATACGATAACGTCGCCAGTCAGCGGCGCGTCATGCCTCCACTCGCAACCTTCTTCCATGATATACTGTCAGCATCAACTTATCGACTTATTGAtgaatataggcctacctcTTAGCAAGCCATATAATAAAACCCCTTTGCACGTTTGCTAAAAAATTACCTAACACGTTCGCTGCCGACTTGATGATATGATGGTGCCGCACAAACTCTAGAAGTCGGCGCTAGATCTGCTTACATAGTCAGCCTTTGTTCGAAATTGACCAATGAGCATGGAGTGTGAAACAGGAACTGTGTCATTCCCATTTGCCGGGGTGCGAATAAATAGGAAGAATGTACGAATATATTCGTAGCCGGCACTGGTGACAGAACCCCGAAGTACATTATATGCATAGCTGGCAGTGAACGTATTCCAGGGTTCCTGGGAAGATTAGGGAAGGGTTCTTTTTAGAGGCCGATGTCAAGAAGGACATCAAGGGGGTGCTGAGAGCTTAAGGGTTAGTCTAGATATTAGAAAAGAACAGTTCCTAGTCGGAGTATCGGGTTTTGGATGGAATATCTTAAGAAATTAGATcagatttgtttgtttatgtttttttAAGGTGATATTTGCGGCGGCGATCATTACACGGAACAATGTCCCGAATTAGGAGTCGATGAAAACTCATTTCAAGTGTCGACAaggtaaaatatttcattaactgCAACCCTCTGAAGTATCCTTATCCGCCCGCATGGATACCAGTTAGGCCTACCTATCCTCTGGTACCCCAATTGACCTTCACTCCAATACCTCGAATAAAATTCCTCTCCCAGAGGTCATCTCCAATGCCATCAATAAACAACTGTCCTAAGCTCCGGGAGCCTAAAAAAAACTTCCCCCCACCCCAATATCACTGGaaaatcccccccccccccatcctCCCAAACTTGGCACCATTGCTCCTAATTTCTTTTCCAAGACCACCTGGTTAAACTATCCATTTTCTCTGAGGCCCCCTAGTCTCCACCCCTGAAACGCTACCTAAACATCCAAGCCCCTAATCATCAGGAGATCCCCTACTAACCTCCAACCAACTTATGGGGCCAGTTCGTTCTAAgtccaaaaaaaattaaactcaaatttttggtgtaattgccagtggttacttcatgttttcaatgaggacaacaattcaaacttaaccgttttaggcttaaactttttcgtgaaactgggtcccTGTCTTAAGTCGTCGGATTGGCTGTAGAACTAAGATGCTCTTAGATTGATCTTCTAAAGTTTAAGCCATCCCAATGGCTGTGCTAGAGATTTGTGATTGGCGCTGTAATCAACAAAGATCAAAGAAGCATGGTGGTCCACCATCTCTCTGATCCACCCCTCATTAATGAAAACCATTTCCACAGTGTCGTCTGTAAGCTTAGACTAACTAGTGAAATTTCACGTGACCAGGGTATTTCTTTCAAAGAAAAGACATTTTGCGTACGCAATCGAAATCTGCTTCTTTTAAACTGTCGAATTTGACATAGTTATTCAATGTTTGTGTCTATATTATTTGTAGGGCAAGGTCGACGCTGCCGAATAATTTAGAGGCACAGTCGCTCGAAAATGGGATGATTAACGTCATCGCGACGGCAGCGATACCGGCTAAAACGCGATTCGGTCCACTCGACGCCCAGCGTATACATGACGATAAAGATATCCCTAACGGCTTTGTTCTAAAGGTAAATTACCCATCAGAGAATAGGTTtacttcatttcattcatttttttaaagttatgtgtttgatttgatgcttgaattgataactGGTCAATTTTGATATAAAGTTACGCTAGCTAACTGACTTGTGACTAAGTTAGTTGACTGACTCAAGAGTTAAGTTAACTCCTTACCCAGTAGTTACTGTTAGTAAAATTCTGACTAGTCTTTGTAGTTAACTGTCTCAAGAGTTGAATTGATTACTGACTATAATCAGGCAGTAAACTGAAGCAAGTAATCTTCTGACTAGTCAAGGTAGTTAAATGACTCAAAAGCCTAGTTAATTGCTGACTCAAGACTCAAGGTAGTTAACTGACTCAAGTAAAGTTAGCTACTGCCTCTAGAATGAAATTAGATTAATAGATTGATTCTATGGAGTCAAGGTAACTGCTGACGGCGAAAGTTTCATTAGTTATCCGACTGTGGAATAGATCGTCGCTACAACTGATAAACTGCTGGGGAACTGTTCTATACTATTCTAATTACCGATAGAACTTACAAAATGTAAGTGACTCGCACTTACCCAGTacaaagaaatctaatttatctaatctcTTCATTAATCCAGTTTGCAATTTCATGTTGTTGTTTGTGAACCACTGGGTCCTGTGGTGATTGTAATGTTTCAACATCGGTTATTTTTGATGCcggtattttctttttagctGGTCGGTCGAGGTCCTGTTATGACATTCGACTCGTCTAATGAAGATCAGTGTAACTGGATGGTCCTCGTACGAACCGCCGATTCGGAATTCACGCAGAATTTGATGGCTTTTCAAGTCGGCCACGACATCTACTTCAGGTAGAAGCAATTCacgttttatatttcatttctcgagaaaaaatatgaattttcttAAAGAAAGTCTAGGAGAACATGTTTGTGAAAAGCTCTAACTGGAAAACTAAAGTTGTAAGAAAATGAAGTTTTCTGGGGAATTCTTTAAATGGCTTTGAAAATGCTTGGCAAAAATTTCCTAAAAATGTGTTGAACAAAATGTTGTCACCCCTCAATTATCTGCCACCCTCGGCTTGGCTTTCTGCTCTGAATTTGAATACCCTGGTTCCAAAGAAGTTTGTGCATTGTCAATTAAAATGATCTTCAGTTAGGCCTATCTGTCACTCTCATATTTCTGTCACTCTCACTCTTACTACTGTGACAAGCAGAGATGCTAGTTTTCCGGAaatatccggaattccggaaatttaggaTCGCCGATGTCAATTCCGGAAATTGGGTGAGAATTCCTCAATTGACAgcggtataaaaaataaatttaactggCACTGGCTAGAGTGTAAGGACAGTAACGGGGACTACTTATCGAACTACATTCGTAAGTTAGACTTAGCTGGC
This genomic interval from Tubulanus polymorphus chromosome 8, tnTubPoly1.2, whole genome shotgun sequence contains the following:
- the LOC141910325 gene encoding uncharacterized protein LOC141910325; its protein translation is MEKSMKMLSSSEIDLNAPEIVNNVSIRIGHNSVPVTKIYVWLNYGLSVYFVALVFAMLSFDLSYALTTSDAISDNLFEFLFPIYAWMQIIGNYFLVRAAARLNVPNSNASDKRPDGARGTNVPAANASDFWQQQVDRATDFNVFQQQALRENAPAQMNVPAVSASDVKTRQLAYSRANVPAGIAPAEIACDMPYKENASVTSATAMNSHRADGFDYCGYCKIVKPPRAHHCVTCNCCVLKRDHHCFMTARCIGLHNQKYFFLMIVNCVLGAAFTLAQIASFLRAEYVDPFGAQCWMYFPVVAVIQLLCGYQTVSVCATALLLYLTVAGFVAAVAYTGHQIVLIVGGKTSHEFSKKIHAARPSAGVCENLKSVFGAKWYYLIIPLPLSVFKTSKSHKI